The Claveliimonas bilis genome window below encodes:
- a CDS encoding LysR family transcriptional regulator, whose translation MYNLQLETFIVVADLGSFNKAAEALYITPPAVTKQINLLEKDLEVQLFVRTHRGLILTEAGKSLYKDAKYIIQYCKDSVERAKRAMEEKDTVIRIGTSPMTPAAPVIQMWAKVRKDYPDIRLQMIPYMNSQESAREILKNLGTNIDIVGGIFDETMLKLRQCQGMEISRQRICCAVSLNHRLASKEMLTFQDLYGENFLMMHRGWSNYVDELRDDIWKNHPQIRVVDFDIYSMEIFNRCENSNEILMAVENWKDAHPLLKIIPVEWKYTIPYGILYSTEPSELVKRFLKAVKKAE comes from the coding sequence ATGTATAATTTGCAGCTTGAAACATTTATCGTTGTAGCGGATTTAGGAAGCTTTAATAAGGCAGCGGAAGCTCTGTATATTACTCCGCCGGCAGTTACGAAACAGATCAATCTCCTGGAAAAGGATCTGGAAGTTCAGCTGTTTGTAAGGACACACAGAGGACTGATTCTGACAGAAGCCGGGAAATCTTTGTACAAAGATGCGAAATATATCATTCAGTACTGCAAAGACTCTGTGGAGCGGGCAAAGAGAGCTATGGAAGAAAAAGATACTGTGATCCGTATCGGCACATCTCCAATGACGCCGGCCGCCCCGGTAATACAGATGTGGGCGAAAGTCCGTAAAGATTATCCGGATATCAGACTGCAGATGATCCCTTATATGAACAGTCAGGAGAGTGCACGGGAAATTTTAAAAAATCTGGGAACGAATATAGATATCGTGGGAGGCATTTTTGATGAGACAATGCTGAAGCTTAGGCAATGTCAGGGAATGGAAATTTCGAGACAGAGGATCTGCTGTGCAGTATCACTTAATCATCGCCTTGCCTCAAAAGAAATGCTGACCTTTCAGGATCTGTACGGAGAGAATTTTCTTATGATGCACCGGGGCTGGAGCAACTATGTAGATGAGCTTCGGGATGATATCTGGAAAAATCATCCCCAGATCCGAGTGGTTGACTTTGATATCTACAGTATGGAGATTTTTAATCGGTGTGAGAACAGCAATGAAATTTTGATGGCTGTTGAAAATTGGAAAGACGCTCACCCTCTGTTGAAAATTATTCCTGTGGAATGGAAATATACGATCCCATACGGCATTCTGTATTCTACAGAACCGTCGGAGCTTGTAAAAAGATTTCTCAAAGCGGTGAAAAAAGCAGAGTAG
- a CDS encoding pyridoxamine kinase, translated as MTKKIAVINDLSGFGRCSLTAAISVISAMGVQPCPLPTAILSAQTGYDNYYCDSYTDKMPLIRAEWEKMGVAFDGIYTGFLADERQVNQIYMFLESFLKEHTFLLVDPVLGDDGKPHSLFTPRLLEKMKELCFRADIITPNLTELCLLTGADYEELSQIGTPFLLMEVVAELGRSLFQERLHQVLVTGIRYTDEDGVDQMGNLFLSEKDQKLIPFPYIGGSYSGTGDLFASCIAAGIARGDTPETAAELAGEFISLAIADSIKEQVPRNDGVNYEKYLSMLAPS; from the coding sequence TTGACAAAAAAAATTGCTGTAATCAACGATCTATCAGGGTTTGGACGTTGTTCCCTCACCGCGGCTATTTCAGTTATCTCCGCTATGGGAGTACAGCCCTGTCCGCTTCCGACTGCAATCTTAAGCGCACAGACCGGATATGACAATTATTATTGTGACAGTTATACAGATAAAATGCCTCTGATACGGGCGGAATGGGAAAAGATGGGCGTAGCTTTTGACGGTATCTATACTGGCTTTCTCGCCGATGAGCGGCAGGTGAATCAGATATATATGTTTCTTGAAAGCTTTCTGAAAGAACATACTTTTCTCCTGGTAGATCCCGTGCTGGGCGACGACGGAAAGCCTCACTCCCTTTTTACGCCCCGGCTTCTTGAAAAAATGAAGGAGCTCTGTTTCAGGGCAGATATTATCACTCCCAATCTGACTGAGCTTTGTCTGCTCACCGGAGCGGATTATGAAGAGCTTTCACAGATCGGGACACCTTTTCTCCTCATGGAGGTGGTTGCTGAACTTGGCAGATCGCTTTTTCAGGAACGTCTCCATCAGGTTCTTGTCACAGGGATCCGTTATACAGATGAAGACGGTGTTGATCAGATGGGAAACCTCTTTCTGTCCGAAAAGGATCAGAAGCTGATCCCCTTTCCGTATATCGGAGGAAGCTATTCCGGCACAGGCGATCTGTTTGCCTCCTGCATTGCCGCCGGCATTGCCAGAGGAGATACACCGGAAACGGCAGCAGAGCTGGCTGGCGAATTTATCAGCCTGGCCATTGCTGATTCCATCAAAGAACAGGTGCCTCGCAACGACGGTGTCAATTATGAAAAATACCTGTCTATGCTTGCACCTTCTTGA
- a CDS encoding carboxymuconolactone decarboxylase family protein, whose amino-acid sequence MTEKAKSYCEKFFGAKGLGLAETDPEFSDFFQNFAFDEVVNNDDLDDRTRMMAVLAALIGCQGLDTFEIVLPAALNAGVTPVEIKEIVYQAVAYLGIGRVLPFINKTNEIFEERGIELPLPGQATTGREDRLEKGEQTQVDIFGDGMKGFANSGPEESRHINRWLSDNCFGDYYTRTGLDNRQREMITFCFLLAQGGCEPQLTSHAAGNMMVGNDKGFLIQIISQCLPYLGYPRSLNGLRCVNEAAKN is encoded by the coding sequence ATGACCGAGAAGGCAAAAAGTTATTGTGAAAAATTTTTTGGAGCAAAAGGGTTGGGACTGGCGGAAACAGATCCGGAATTTTCGGATTTTTTCCAGAACTTTGCGTTTGATGAGGTGGTAAACAATGATGACCTTGATGACCGTACACGTATGATGGCGGTTCTTGCAGCTCTGATTGGGTGTCAGGGACTCGATACGTTCGAAATTGTGCTGCCGGCAGCTCTGAATGCCGGTGTGACTCCGGTTGAGATAAAGGAAATTGTCTATCAGGCTGTGGCTTATCTGGGGATCGGGCGCGTCCTTCCGTTTATCAATAAGACCAATGAAATATTCGAAGAGAGGGGAATTGAGCTTCCGCTTCCGGGGCAGGCTACTACAGGCAGAGAAGACCGCCTGGAGAAGGGCGAACAGACACAGGTGGATATTTTCGGAGACGGTATGAAGGGATTTGCAAATTCAGGACCGGAAGAATCCAGACACATCAATCGGTGGCTGTCGGATAACTGTTTTGGAGATTATTATACAAGGACAGGACTGGACAACAGGCAGCGGGAAATGATCACATTTTGTTTCCTTCTGGCACAGGGCGGCTGTGAGCCACAGCTTACCAGCCATGCGGCAGGAAATATGATGGTGGGAAATGATAAAGGATTTCTGATTCAGATCATTTCACAGTGTCTCCCGTATCTTGGTTATCCAAGGAGCCTCAATGGACTTCGCTGTGTCAATGAAGCAGCTAAAAACTAA
- a CDS encoding ABC-ATPase domain-containing protein, producing the protein MNTSVQLEQQLMNIHRKSYPAYKSLAGSWQFPGYILHIDHVQGDPFAGPSKLSVEIASKTAGFPEELYNRKDKRIALQDYLTREFGRQISAYMFQAKGSGKSGLISISRCGQQVLERTALEMNERRILVRFEVGFPANGRTINAPELKKILFDYIPQCVKKALYYKSLNSQTVRKVTELAQDQTYIREELKKRNLAAFVANGSILPRESGVSDKPMKKAVVFESPESMEIELDLPYRGKVRGMGIPRGITLIVGGGYHGKSTLLKALELGVYNHIAGDGREYVITDDTAMKIRAEDGRAVSHVNISPFINHLPNGKDTVDFSTEDASGSTSQAANVVEAVEAGAGALLIDEDTSATNFMVRDALMQSVIAREQEPITPFIEQARKLYEEKGISVILVAGSSGAYFYIADKIIQMDTYRAKDITEQVRTICSQNAKEQSFMEMHRKETENTLKWEKMSRHPRLGKIEKKHGQIKIKQFGKDSFSLGKDTVELKYVEQITDGEQTAALSYALKNVIDKMETGNKKSLEELAEELWSEMEKKGLVSLVKGSYVPVSLAMARKQELYACLNRYRGFH; encoded by the coding sequence ATGAATACATCGGTACAGTTAGAGCAGCAGCTTATGAATATACATCGGAAAAGTTATCCGGCATATAAAAGTCTTGCAGGAAGCTGGCAGTTTCCGGGGTACATCCTCCACATCGACCATGTCCAGGGAGACCCTTTTGCCGGTCCCTCCAAACTGAGTGTGGAGATCGCTTCAAAGACAGCAGGCTTTCCGGAGGAGCTGTACAACAGAAAAGATAAAAGAATTGCTCTTCAGGATTATCTGACGAGAGAATTTGGACGGCAGATTTCTGCCTATATGTTTCAGGCTAAAGGATCCGGAAAGAGCGGTCTGATCAGTATCAGCAGATGTGGGCAGCAGGTGCTGGAGCGCACGGCGCTTGAAATGAATGAAAGACGGATCCTGGTGCGCTTTGAGGTAGGCTTCCCTGCCAACGGAAGAACCATCAATGCACCGGAGCTGAAGAAGATTTTATTTGATTACATTCCGCAGTGTGTGAAAAAAGCGCTGTATTATAAAAGTCTGAACAGTCAGACTGTTCGGAAGGTGACAGAGCTGGCGCAGGATCAGACTTACATCCGGGAAGAGCTGAAAAAAAGGAATCTTGCAGCGTTTGTGGCAAATGGTTCCATTCTTCCGAGGGAAAGCGGCGTTTCAGACAAACCTATGAAAAAGGCAGTTGTATTTGAAAGCCCTGAAAGCATGGAGATAGAACTGGACCTTCCCTACAGAGGGAAAGTACGCGGCATGGGTATCCCAAGAGGGATTACGCTGATCGTGGGCGGCGGCTACCATGGAAAATCTACGCTCTTAAAGGCGCTGGAGTTAGGTGTGTATAATCATATTGCCGGCGACGGAAGAGAGTATGTTATTACGGATGATACGGCAATGAAAATCCGTGCGGAGGATGGAAGAGCAGTCTCTCATGTGAATATTTCACCTTTTATCAATCACCTTCCAAACGGGAAAGATACGGTAGACTTCTCGACAGAAGACGCCAGCGGTTCCACCTCGCAGGCTGCAAATGTAGTAGAGGCAGTGGAAGCGGGAGCAGGAGCGCTTCTTATTGATGAAGATACTTCTGCTACGAATTTCATGGTGAGAGATGCGCTGATGCAGTCTGTGATCGCCAGAGAGCAGGAGCCGATCACCCCATTTATTGAGCAGGCAAGAAAGCTCTATGAAGAAAAAGGAATCTCTGTCATTCTGGTGGCCGGAAGTTCGGGGGCTTATTTTTACATTGCTGATAAGATCATTCAGATGGATACCTATCGGGCCAAGGATATTACAGAACAGGTTCGTACAATCTGCAGCCAAAATGCCAAAGAGCAAAGTTTTATGGAAATGCACCGCAAAGAAACGGAAAATACTTTGAAATGGGAAAAAATGTCCAGACATCCAAGGCTTGGAAAGATTGAGAAAAAGCACGGACAGATTAAGATAAAACAGTTTGGGAAAGACAGCTTTTCCCTTGGAAAAGATACAGTAGAGCTGAAATATGTGGAGCAGATCACAGACGGCGAGCAGACAGCGGCCCTAAGTTATGCTCTGAAAAATGTGATAGATAAAATGGAAACAGGAAATAAGAAAAGCCTGGAAGAGCTGGCAGAAGAACTTTGGAGTGAGATGGAAAAGAAGGGCCTGGTAAGTCTGGTGAAAGGTTCTTATGTTCCTGTATCGCTTGCCATGGCAAGGAAGCAGGAGCTGTATGCCTGCTTAAATCGATATAGAGGATTTCATTAG
- a CDS encoding prolyl oligopeptidase family serine peptidase, translating into MKKMKLGILLVALAAALSGCSDAGTENKEDQEQMPETETVQDEEIGGQDSVTEGTQEYRGFILDNVLHSESEGDIHYNLYVPDSYDGSRPYGLFLTLPGYEGLYFQGVGQNLYSEEFGFEAQKYVQDMIVVAPQLSGWDETSADQTIALTEYFLANYNIDESKVYGEGYSGGGETMSLVMGKRPELFTAYLQCSSQWDGDYAPVIKNKTPVYFVIGEDDEYYGSEPTREAYETLHDMYMEEGLTEEEINELLVLDIKDADYFAGLSYQHGGGNLFAADEEIMGWLFSK; encoded by the coding sequence ATGAAGAAAATGAAACTTGGTATTCTGCTGGTCGCTCTTGCGGCAGCGTTAAGCGGATGCAGCGATGCAGGGACTGAAAATAAAGAAGATCAGGAGCAAATGCCGGAGACAGAGACAGTACAGGATGAGGAGATCGGGGGACAGGACTCTGTGACAGAGGGGACACAGGAATACCGCGGATTTATTCTGGATAATGTTCTTCATTCAGAAAGCGAAGGGGATATCCATTACAATCTGTATGTTCCGGACAGTTATGACGGAAGCAGGCCCTATGGGCTGTTTCTTACCCTGCCGGGATATGAGGGTCTGTATTTTCAGGGAGTAGGTCAAAATCTGTACAGTGAAGAGTTTGGATTTGAGGCGCAAAAGTATGTGCAGGATATGATCGTCGTAGCGCCGCAGCTCTCTGGCTGGGATGAGACATCGGCAGACCAGACCATTGCTCTTACAGAGTATTTCCTTGCAAACTATAATATCGATGAGTCAAAAGTGTACGGGGAGGGATACTCGGGAGGAGGCGAGACGATGTCCCTTGTGATGGGGAAACGTCCGGAATTATTTACGGCTTATCTTCAGTGCAGCTCCCAGTGGGACGGAGACTATGCTCCCGTGATAAAAAATAAAACGCCAGTATATTTTGTGATTGGAGAAGATGATGAGTATTATGGATCTGAACCGACCCGCGAAGCCTATGAGACGCTGCATGATATGTATATGGAAGAAGGACTGACAGAAGAAGAGATAAATGAACTGTTGGTTTTGGATATAAAAGATGCCGATTATTTTGCAGGGTTATCATATCAGCATGGAGGAGGAAATCTTTTTGCGGCAGATGAAGAGATTATGGGGTGGCTTTTCAGTAAGTAA
- a CDS encoding ABC transporter ATP-binding protein — protein MSEKISSTDNAPDQKSKNRQTLKRILRHIRPYLGYVILSLLLSAFTVALTLYVPILTGRGVDAIAGKGAVDFDALLAVISSIMISVILTSAGQWIMNHINNKITYHIVKDLRVQAFEKLQKLPLSYVDRHSSGDLISRIITDIDQFSDGLLLGFTQLFTGVATIAGTICFMLAINPFIALVVIVLSPLSFLLANFISRKSFAMFQKQSQTRGELTGFTNEMLGGIKVVQAFGHQDEAQKTFDEINERLSGYSLKATFFSSITNPATRFMYSCIYAGVTIAGCFGTIHGMLTAGQLSSFLSYTNQYTKPFNDITSVMTEFQNSLASAGRVFELIDEPDAPKEPEDAAALHDPKGEIKISHVDFSYVPEKPLIRDLNLSVRPGQRIAIVGPTGCGKTTVINLLMRFYDVQSGSIEVDGHDIRRLTRHSLRTSYGMVLQETWLKSASIRDNIAYGKPDASMEEIIAAAKKAHAHSFIMRMPEGYDTVISEGGENLSQGQKQLLCIARIMLCLPPMLILDEATSSIDTMTEIRIQRAFETLMKGRTSFIVAHRLSTIQSADVILVMDQGHIVEQGTHQELLEKGGFYAKLYNSQFAADT, from the coding sequence ATGTCTGAAAAAATTTCATCTACGGACAACGCTCCGGACCAAAAATCGAAAAACAGACAGACGCTGAAGCGGATCCTCCGCCATATCCGCCCTTACCTGGGATATGTTATCCTGTCTTTGCTGCTTTCCGCTTTTACCGTTGCTTTGACTCTCTATGTCCCCATTCTTACGGGGCGGGGCGTGGACGCCATTGCCGGAAAAGGAGCTGTGGATTTTGACGCCCTCCTGGCCGTCATTTCTTCTATCATGATTTCCGTTATCCTTACCAGCGCCGGTCAGTGGATCATGAATCACATCAACAACAAAATTACCTATCATATTGTAAAAGACCTGCGCGTGCAGGCATTTGAAAAGCTGCAAAAACTGCCTCTTTCCTATGTGGACCGCCATTCTTCCGGAGATCTGATCAGCCGTATTATTACAGATATCGATCAGTTTTCTGACGGTCTTTTGCTTGGATTTACCCAGCTTTTTACAGGGGTTGCAACCATTGCGGGAACCATCTGCTTTATGCTTGCCATCAATCCTTTCATTGCGCTTGTGGTGATCGTTCTAAGCCCCCTGTCCTTCCTGCTGGCAAATTTCATATCCAGGAAATCTTTTGCCATGTTCCAAAAACAGTCCCAGACCCGCGGAGAGCTGACCGGATTTACCAATGAAATGCTGGGCGGGATCAAGGTTGTCCAGGCTTTCGGCCACCAGGATGAGGCACAGAAAACATTTGATGAGATCAATGAACGGCTTTCCGGCTATTCGCTGAAAGCCACTTTCTTCTCCTCTATTACCAATCCGGCCACCCGGTTTATGTACTCCTGCATCTATGCGGGCGTCACCATTGCCGGATGTTTCGGAACGATTCACGGCATGCTGACTGCTGGACAGCTGTCCAGCTTTTTAAGTTACACAAACCAGTACACAAAACCCTTTAATGACATCACAAGCGTTATGACAGAATTTCAAAATTCTCTCGCCTCAGCCGGTCGTGTCTTTGAGCTGATAGACGAGCCGGATGCGCCGAAAGAACCGGAAGACGCTGCCGCACTTCATGATCCTAAAGGTGAGATTAAAATCAGTCACGTGGATTTCTCCTACGTACCGGAAAAACCTCTGATACGGGACCTGAACCTTTCCGTGCGTCCCGGTCAGCGTATTGCGATCGTAGGACCTACCGGATGCGGAAAGACAACTGTCATCAATCTTCTGATGCGCTTCTATGATGTGCAGTCGGGATCCATCGAGGTAGACGGGCATGATATCCGCCGGCTCACCCGCCATTCCCTTCGGACAAGTTATGGAATGGTGCTTCAGGAAACGTGGCTGAAATCCGCTTCCATCCGGGACAACATTGCCTACGGAAAGCCTGACGCCTCCATGGAAGAAATCATTGCCGCTGCCAAAAAGGCACATGCCCACAGCTTTATCATGCGTATGCCGGAAGGATATGATACGGTCATCAGCGAAGGAGGAGAAAATCTTTCTCAGGGGCAGAAGCAGCTGCTTTGCATTGCGCGTATCATGCTCTGTCTGCCGCCAATGCTGATCTTAGATGAGGCGACTTCTTCCATCGATACGATGACAGAAATCCGGATCCAGCGCGCTTTTGAAACTTTGATGAAAGGGCGCACCAGCTTCATTGTAGCTCACCGCCTCTCTACCATCCAAAGCGCAGATGTGATCCTCGTCATGGATCAGGGACATATTGTGGAGCAGGGCACTCACCAGGAGCTTCTTGAAAAGGGCGGCTTCTACGCGAAGCTCTACAACAGCCAGTTTGCGGCAGATACGTAA
- a CDS encoding ABC transporter ATP-binding protein translates to MKRLLGYLKKHPVITILAPLFKMLEATFELFVPLVVAQMIDVGIAGNNGAYLWKMGGLLILLGIIGFSFSLTAQYFAAKSAISAGMAMRSDLFAHINTLSYQEIDAIGTSTLINRMTGDVNQVQNGVNMFLRLFLRSPFVVLGAMVMAFTVDVKAARPFAVTIPALLIVVFIILLASMPLYKAVQKQLDRVLLSTRENLLGIRVVRAFGRQKEEMEHFRQETDQLYGKQIFVGKISALLNPLTYVIINLGIIAVLYFGGIQVNEGSLTQGQVIALINYMSQILTELIKLANLIILLSRSLASLGRVNALFDVQTSIPKEGEVFAPDPGVNCAGANCAAVEFEHVSFSYAGSKSAALKDLSFQAMPGETIGIIGGTGSGKSTLASLIPRFYECSAGTIRLFGQDIRSFAPASIRKHIGIVPQKAAVFSGSLRENMQWGKKDASDTEIYQALTIAQAREFVDAKKEGLDLMIQQQGSNLSGGQKQRLTIARALVGAPSILILDDSASALDFATDARLRKAIRENTGNTTVFIISQRVSAVKNADRILVMDDGRIAGCGTHRELLDSNEIYQEICASQLSGKEAGANV, encoded by the coding sequence ATGAAACGGCTGCTGGGTTATCTGAAAAAACATCCTGTGATCACAATACTGGCACCTCTTTTCAAAATGCTGGAAGCTACGTTTGAATTGTTCGTCCCTCTTGTTGTGGCACAGATGATTGACGTAGGAATTGCCGGAAATAATGGGGCATATCTGTGGAAAATGGGCGGTCTTTTGATCCTCCTTGGAATCATCGGGTTCTCCTTTTCCCTGACAGCCCAGTATTTTGCTGCCAAATCCGCTATCAGCGCCGGAATGGCTATGCGCAGTGACCTTTTCGCTCATATTAATACCTTGTCCTACCAGGAAATTGACGCCATCGGCACTTCTACCTTGATCAACCGGATGACAGGCGATGTCAATCAGGTGCAAAACGGCGTCAACATGTTTCTCCGGCTTTTTCTGCGCTCTCCTTTTGTAGTACTGGGAGCAATGGTGATGGCGTTTACAGTAGACGTAAAAGCGGCCCGCCCTTTCGCTGTTACCATTCCGGCTCTTTTGATCGTTGTATTTATCATTTTGCTGGCAAGCATGCCCCTTTATAAAGCGGTACAGAAACAGCTGGACCGGGTTCTTTTGTCCACCAGAGAAAATCTCCTTGGCATCCGGGTGGTCCGCGCATTCGGCAGACAAAAAGAAGAAATGGAACATTTCCGCCAGGAGACAGACCAGCTGTACGGAAAACAGATCTTTGTAGGAAAAATATCAGCGCTTTTAAATCCTCTTACTTATGTCATTATTAATTTGGGGATTATTGCTGTCCTTTACTTTGGAGGCATACAGGTAAACGAAGGAAGCCTTACCCAGGGACAGGTTATTGCCCTCATCAACTATATGTCACAAATCTTAACCGAACTCATTAAGCTTGCTAATCTGATCATTCTTTTGTCCAGATCTCTGGCAAGTCTTGGCCGTGTAAACGCCCTGTTTGACGTACAGACCTCCATTCCAAAAGAAGGAGAAGTTTTCGCACCCGACCCCGGGGTAAACTGTGCTGGGGCAAACTGCGCTGCTGTAGAATTTGAACATGTGAGCTTCTCCTATGCCGGATCGAAAAGTGCAGCTTTGAAAGATCTAAGTTTCCAGGCCATGCCCGGGGAAACCATCGGCATTATCGGCGGAACAGGTTCCGGCAAGTCCACACTTGCCAGTCTGATCCCGCGATTTTATGAATGTTCCGCAGGGACGATCCGCCTTTTTGGACAAGACATCCGCTCCTTCGCCCCGGCCTCCATCCGAAAACATATCGGAATTGTTCCCCAGAAGGCTGCCGTATTCTCCGGCTCCTTAAGAGAAAACATGCAGTGGGGAAAAAAAGATGCCTCTGATACAGAAATCTATCAGGCTCTTACCATCGCCCAGGCCCGGGAGTTTGTGGATGCCAAAAAGGAAGGACTGGATCTTATGATCCAGCAGCAGGGGAGCAACTTATCCGGCGGTCAGAAGCAGCGCCTTACCATCGCCCGGGCACTGGTGGGAGCTCCTTCAATCCTTATTCTGGACGACAGCGCTTCCGCTCTTGATTTTGCCACAGATGCAAGGCTTCGGAAAGCAATCCGGGAAAATACCGGAAATACCACTGTATTTATTATTTCCCAGCGAGTATCTGCTGTTAAAAATGCGGACCGCATTCTGGTTATGGATGACGGCCGGATCGCCGGATGCGGCACACACCGGGAACTTTTGGATTCCAATGAAATTTATCAGGAAATCTGTGCTTCACAGCTTTCCGGAAAGGAGGCAGGTGCCAATGTCTGA
- a CDS encoding EamA family transporter, with protein MWILFAFGSAFFSGLTAILAKCGIQKTDSTAATAVRTIIVLIFSWIMVFIVGSQDTITNLSVKTWIFLILSGLSTGASWLCYFRALQIGNVNKVVPIDKSSTILTMLLAFVFFHEGFTWLSGTAVILIAVGTMLMIEKRDVAAEEHISGKGWLVYAVLSAVFASLTSILGKIGIENVESNLGTAIRTAVVLIMAWIIVFVTGKSDKLHKIPKRELLFICLSGIATGGAWLCYYRALQDGPASVVVPIDKLSILVTIAFSYIVFKEKLSKKSGPGLLLIVLGTFLMIVPTLSA; from the coding sequence ATGTGGATTTTATTTGCCTTTGGTTCCGCCTTCTTTTCAGGATTAACTGCTATTCTTGCAAAATGCGGGATTCAAAAAACAGATTCAACTGCAGCAACCGCAGTGCGGACAATTATCGTCTTAATTTTTTCATGGATCATGGTTTTTATTGTCGGCTCACAGGATACTATAACAAATTTGTCCGTAAAGACATGGATCTTTTTAATCCTTTCCGGTTTATCTACAGGCGCCTCCTGGCTCTGCTATTTCAGGGCATTACAGATCGGAAATGTCAACAAAGTAGTTCCTATTGATAAATCAAGTACGATCCTGACTATGCTGCTTGCATTTGTCTTTTTCCACGAAGGTTTTACATGGCTAAGCGGCACAGCGGTCATATTGATCGCAGTTGGGACAATGTTAATGATTGAAAAAAGAGATGTTGCTGCAGAAGAACATATCAGCGGAAAAGGATGGCTGGTTTATGCTGTTCTGTCTGCTGTATTTGCCAGTTTGACTTCGATCCTGGGAAAGATCGGAATAGAAAATGTAGAATCAAATTTAGGCACGGCAATCCGTACCGCAGTCGTTCTTATCATGGCCTGGATCATTGTCTTTGTTACAGGAAAATCTGATAAACTTCATAAAATCCCAAAACGGGAACTATTATTTATATGCTTATCCGGAATCGCTACCGGCGGCGCGTGGCTCTGCTATTATCGGGCATTGCAGGACGGACCTGCAAGTGTTGTCGTTCCGATTGATAAATTAAGCATATTGGTAACCATTGCCTTTTCTTATATCGTGTTCAAAGAAAAACTGTCAAAGAAGTCCGGCCCGGGCCTTTTGCTGATCGTGTTGGGTACTTTTTTGATGATAGTCCCAACACTCTCAGCCTGA
- a CDS encoding xanthine phosphoribosyltransferase, whose amino-acid sequence MNFLEERIVKDGIIKEGNVLKVDSFLNHQMDIQLFDQIGAEFKRRFAQKPINKILTIEASGIGIACVAAQHFQVPVVFAKKTQSINLEGEMYVAEVESFTHKCKNQVIVSQKFLNEEDHVLIIDDFLANGCALQGLIQIVQMAGATVEGIGIVIEKGFQAGGSIIRNLGYQLESLAIVDAMDEKTGTIQFREQGV is encoded by the coding sequence ATGAATTTTTTAGAGGAACGTATAGTAAAAGATGGAATTATCAAAGAAGGGAATGTGTTGAAGGTAGACAGCTTTTTGAATCATCAGATGGACATTCAGCTGTTTGATCAGATTGGAGCAGAGTTTAAAAGAAGATTTGCACAAAAACCAATCAATAAAATCCTGACGATCGAGGCTTCCGGTATAGGGATTGCCTGTGTGGCAGCCCAGCATTTTCAGGTGCCTGTCGTATTTGCAAAGAAAACCCAGAGTATTAATCTGGAAGGAGAAATGTATGTAGCGGAAGTAGAGTCCTTTACTCACAAGTGTAAAAATCAGGTGATCGTATCACAGAAATTTTTAAATGAAGAGGACCATGTTCTGATCATAGATGATTTCCTTGCCAACGGATGTGCGCTTCAGGGACTGATCCAGATTGTACAGATGGCCGGAGCTACAGTGGAAGGAATCGGCATTGTCATAGAAAAAGGATTCCAGGCAGGGGGAAGCATTATCCGGAATCTCGGATATCAGCTGGAGTCACTGGCGATTGTAGATGCAATGGATGAAAAAACAGGAACCATCCAATTCAGAGAGCAGGGAGTGTAA